Genomic window (Prosthecochloris aestuarii DSM 271):
CGCTTCCTGCTCCATCTCCTGTGCATACGCTCCGTCGCGGGCCAGGCCATTGAGGCGGCATCGCTTTGATAATGCATGTTGTGCGGCGAAAGCATTGTTCTCCTCTCCCTTCCAGGCTGCAAGCACCGGCGCCTGCAGCGCACGTCCGTAGGAGAAGCTGACCTCCCACGGATACGGGCCCGTCGCGTTCATGGCGTTCAGGTGGGCCGTGGCCTTTTCTGCACTTTGCCCTCCCGACAGAAAGACGATCCCCGGAACAGCCGCCGGCACGTAACGGGTCATGCAGCGCATCGTTGCCTCAGCGACCTCCTCGACGCCCGCCTGACGGGAGCATTGCATGCCGGCAATCACCATGTTCGGCTTCAGCAGCATGCCTTCGAACAGGACATGATGGGCGTCGAGTTCGGCGAAAACCGCTTCGAGCACCTGCGACGTCACGACTTCGCAACGTTCGATGTCGTGGCTGCCGTCCATGAGGACCTCCGGCTCGACGATCGGGACGATATCCAGCTCCTGACAGAGTGCCGCGTAACGCGCCAATGCATGAGCGTTCGCGCGGATGCCGAAGGGGGAAGGGATGTCTCGCTCGTCGATCCCGATAACCGCCCGCCACTTCGCGAACTGTGCGCCAAGTTCTTTATACTCCAGCAATCGTTCACGCAGGCCGTCGAGGCCTTCAGTAATCTTTTCGCCGGCATAGAGCGCGAGCGCCTTGGCGCCTTTATCGACCTTGATACCCGGTACGATACCCCGTTTGGAAAGGAGAGTCGGGAAGGGTGTGCCGTCCTTTGCAGACTGGCGCAATGTTTCATCGAAAAGAATGACCCCGCCGATAGATCGTTCGATGTTTTGTGCTGTAAAAAGGATTTCCCGGTATTGTTGACGGTTTTCCTCGGTGGATTCGACCTGGATGGAATCGAAACGCTTCCTGATCGTGGGAGTGCTTTCGTCTGCCGCCAGCACGCCTTTCCCTGGCGCCACGATGGCTTTTGCTACAGAACTGAGTGTCTGACTATCCATCTGTTCCCCCATCCTTTCGTTTTGTTGCTTCGTCTATTTACAATCTTATCGGTCATAACGTCATGACCCATCTATCTCATCCACCCAAACACATGGTGCGGGACAGTTCCGTCTGTAAATTATTCAATATTTGGTTAGCAACGAAAACAGGTTTTCCGGCAACGGGCACGAGGCGTTGCATTGGTAGAGGAATAAAGGGTTGTCTGTCTGATGGTTATCGACAGGATGTTTTCAGCGAATGGATATCGATGAGCGCGGGGAGCAGAGCATGGTTGCTGTAACTGCAGATCTTTGGGGATGGTGTTCTGTGTTTGATCGGATGCGCAGGTGAAACGTGGTCAATACGATTCCCCCGGCATTGGGCCGGGGGAAAGCGTAAGCGGAAATCATCAGCTGTTATTGGCTTTGACTTCACTCCATGTTTTCAGACCGAGACCGTAGAGGTGGATGAAGCCTTCGGCTGCTTTGTGGTTGAAGGTATCGGCTTCCGTATAGGTTGCCAGATCCTCATTGTAGAGTGACCATGGCGAGGTTCTGCCGAGCAATGTTACCGAGCCTTTGAAGAGTTTGACGCGAACAAGGCCGGTGACCGTTTTCTGTGTAGCTTCGATAAATCCGTCAAGCGCTTCACGCATCGGCGAAAACCAGGTGCCGTTGTAGATCAGGTTGGCGTAATCCTGACTGACGTTTTTCTTGTACTGGAAGACCGATTTTTCCAGGGTCAGGCGTTCGAGCTCACGGTGTGCGAAGTGCAGGATGGTTGCTGCCGGGGCTTCGTAGATCTCTCTGGATTTGATGCCGACAACACGGTTTTCGACCATATCGAGACGGCCTACGCCATGAGCTGCGCCTACCTTGTTGAGCTCAACGATGAGGTCAAGACCCTCCATGGCTTTTCCGTCCAGTGCGACAGGAACACCCTGTTCAAATTCAATGTCAATCACAGCAGCCTTGTCTGGCGCTTTTTCAGGTGACGTTGTGATCTGATAGGCATCTTCAGGGGCCGGCGTCATCGGATCTTCGAGAACACCGCACTCAATGCTGATTCCCCAGATGTTTTCATCGATAGAGTATGGGCTTTTCTTGGTGGCTGAAACCGGGATGTTATGCTCCATTGCGTAGGCGATTTCTGCTTCGCGTGACGTGAACTCCCATTCACGCAACGGTGCCAGCACGGCAAGCTGTGGAGCGAGTGAGGCGAAGGTGACCTCGAAACGAACCTGATCATTGCCTTTGCCGGTGCAGCCGTGAGCGAGCATGGTGCAGTTGTTTTCCAGCGCGATATCGACGAGCGCTTTTGCAATCAGCGGGCGACCGAGCGCTGTAGCCAGGGGATAGACATCCTCGTAGAGCGCACCTGCTTTCAGGGCCGGCCAGATGCAGCTTTCTACAAATTCTTTGCGAAGATCGAGAAAAGCGAAGCTGGATGCTCCGGTTGCGATAGCTTTTTCTTCGAGGTTTTCCACCTCTTTTTCCTGGCCGAGGTTTCCTGTGACAGCCACGATCTCGGCATCATATTTGTCTTTAAGCCATTTGATCATCACCGAGGTGTCGAGTCCGCCGGAATAGGCGAGAGCGATTTTTTCCTTGCTCATACGTGTGTGTTGTGTTATCAGGTTTGTGATAGATTAGACTGAATGTCATGGATAATGGATGCAATATCCTTAATGGAGAGGGGAATAACAAGGACTGTGTCGTCACCTGCGATTGTTCCCAGAATTGCGATGTCTTTGAGCTGGTCGAGAAAGGACGCTACGCCATGGGCTCTTCCCGGAAGGGTTTTAATGACGATAGCTGTTTCGTTCGAACTGATTGACTGAACTTCCATCCCGACAAGCCCTCTGATGATCTGTCCCGGCGAATCTTCAGGCAGAACGAGCCGGAATCCCTGGTGCGTTCTTGAACGAATGATGCCGAGTTCAGTGCAGTCTCGCGATAAGGTGGCCTGGGCGACCTCTATGCCGGCTTTGTCGAGCAGCCTGATCAGGTCGTTCTGGTTGCCGACATCATGGTTGTGCAGGATCTCCTTGATCTTCATCTGTCTGAGCTGTTTGCCCATAATCTCAGTGCTTCAGGTTTTTTGCGACATGTTCAAGGCGATGGGTCAGGTGAAATTTCCTGTACTCTTCATGGTTGAGCAACTTGACGAGCAACGCTTTTTGAACATGCAGGCGGTTTTCTGCTTCGTCCATGATAATCGATTGCGGCCCGTCCATAACCTCTGCGCTTATTTCCTGCCCGCGGTGAGCCGGCATACAATGCATGACGACAGCGGAGGGTTTTGACTGGCGAAGCATAGCGCTGTTGATCTGGTAGCTGCTGAACGCTTTGAGCCGCTCGGCAACCTCATCCTCCTGGCCCATACTTGTCCAGACATCGGTATAGAGTACATCGGCATTTTTTGCTGCTTCCATGGGATCATGGACGATCTCTATCGTGCTCCCGGAGTTACGACGTGCTTCTTCGAGAAGTGTTGTGTCAGGCATGTATTCCTCGTTCTGAGGGCAGGCGAGCACAAAGTGAAAAGGAAGAATACCGGCAAGTTCAATCCATGAATTGGCCACATTGTTGCCGTCTCCGACGAACACTATCTTGACCCCCTCTTTCCAGAGACCTTTTTCGTAGAGTGTAAAGGCATCCGCCAGAATCTGACAGGGATGCGACAGGTCAGTCAGTGCATTGATGACCGGAATCGTTGCGTTGGCAGCAAGGTCTTCGATGACCGAATGCTCATGCAGACGGGCTACGATAGCGTCGTTATATCGCGAAAGCAGTTGTGCGATATCTTCAACGGCTTCGCGCGAATTGACACCGATTGACTTTCCATCGAGATTGACTGCATACCCCCCAAGCTCATGAATGCCGAGCTCGAAAGAAACCCTTGTGCGCAGCGAAGGCTTGTTGAAAATCATGGCAACGGTTTTGCCTTCTATCGGCTTGTATTTGCTGGCCGCAGTTCTGTCGAGCCGTTTTGCCTTGATAAAGGCTGAAAAATCAAACAGCTCAATAATCTTTCCTGCATCGAGAGGCTGAAATCCGAGGAAATCCCTTTTTTTGACTATTGTTTCTTTCGTTGGATGGGGCATGGATGATGTCATGTTTACGATTATTGAGACTCTTTTTCAGATACAAACTGTGTGCCGACGCCTGCGTTGGTAAAGATTTCCAGCAGGAGGGAGTGCACAAATCGTCCGTCGATGAGATGGACTTTGCCAACACCGGCATCAAGTGTACGGTATGCAGAGAGTGATTTCGGGATCATCCCTCCGGAAATAATGCCCTGTTCGATAAGATCTGCCGCTTCGGATTTACAGACGCTTTTCAGAATTCGGTCACCACAGTGAACTCCTTCGACATCGCTGACATAAATGAGCTTTTCGGCTTTCAGCGCAATGGCTATACCGCTTGCCGCATCATCAGCATTGATATTATAGATGTTGCCTTCATTGTCAAAACCAATAGGCGCGATAACAGGAATGAGCTTTGCCTGGCAGAGCAGGTCGAGATATTCGGTATTGACCGAGGCGACTTCTCCAACGAGACCGAGATGCGCGGCTTCGGTGCAAGGCTCCGCCTGAATGGTCCTTGCGTCCAGACCGCTGACGCCGACAGCTTTAGCGCCATGCCCGCTGATAAGGCGCACAATATCCTGATTGACTTTTCCGGCAAGCGTCATCTGAACGACATCGATCATCTTGCGGTCGGTCACTCTTTTACCATGGACGAAGGTGGTGTGCAGCCCCATTGAGTCGGCTGTATTGGTGATGGCGTTGCCGCCGCCATGAACAACGACGACATTGATCCCCACTTTTCGAAGCAGCGTCACGTTCTGGGCGAAAGCGTTCTTCAATACATCGTCTATCATCGCTGCGCCACCATATTTGATCACAAACGTTTTGCCTTCAAACTGACGGATATAGGGAAGGGCCTCGATGAGAACCTGACCGATCGCTAACTGGCGTTCCTTCATTCCCGGGTGAGAGTCTCTGCACAAATCATTCATAACGTTGCTCATCTTGTATAAGTAGTTGCTTGTTCACGTTCTATAACTTCCGTTGATTTCCACGTACTCTTTGCTGAGATCGCAGGTCCAGATGACAGACTTGCCGCTGCCTTGGCCCAGCACGATGGAAATGACATAGCTGTTTTTGCTGAGGATAGTTTTGGCTTCATCTTCTGAAAAATTCGAGATAAACCCCGGCTCAAGAATCGCAAGATCGTTGAAGCGGACCACAAGATCCTCTGGATTGAAATGGGCACCGGAACGGCCTAATGCCCCGATAATGCGCCCCCAGTTGGCATCCTCACCATGAATTGCTGTTTTGACAAGGCTCGAGTTGGCAACGGTTCTTGCCGCACGTTCTGCATCATGATTGTCCCTGGCGCCTTCAACGCTGATTTCAACCAGTTTTGTCGCTCCTTCACCATCGATAACAATGAGTTTGGCAAGAAATATCATCAGGTGGCGAAGTGCCTGATAAAACAGCTCGGCGTCAGGGGATCCCTGTTGGATGCAGGGGCCGTTTCCGCCGGCCAGTATCGCTACCATATCATTGGTACTGGTATCGCCATCAACGGTAATGGCATTGAAACTTTCTGCATTTGCAGACTGCAGCATCAATTTCAGCAGCTCCGGCTCTATGGATGCGTCTGTGACGAGAAAACCGAGCATTGTCGCCATATTCGGGCAGATCATCCCCGAACCTTTTGCTATGCCAGCAATTCTTACTGTTGCATTTGAAAGCCTGACGTCGACAGCAAAGAATTTAGGGAAGGTGTCTGTTGTCATGATGGCTTCAGCTGCGTCGAAACACGATTCCCGTTCAAGAGCATCAGGAATCATGTCGAGCGCGGCCAGAATTTTGTCAAGAGGAAGCGGAACGCCGATAACCCCCGTCGACGCGACAAGAATTTCTTCAGGCTTGACTCCCAGCAGAGCGCTTGTCGAAGCGGCCATGCTTCTTGCGTCTCTCATTCCCTGATCGCCGGTAGCAGCATTGGCGTTGCCGCTGTTGCAGATAATTGCACGCATGGATGATGCCGAGCATTCCAGATGAGCTTTCGATACAACCACCGGTGCTGCACAGCAGAGGTTTGTCGTAAAGACGGCTGCTGCAGAAGCCGGCTTGTCCGATACGATGGCCATCAGGTCTTTGCGTTTGGATTTTATACCGGCAGAGACTCCTGCCGCTCTGAATCCCTGAGGCCAGAATCCGCCATTGTCGGCATGTTCAGGCTTGACAAGGGTCACGGCGTCCGGCCATGGTGTCTGGGCCGCCAGTGTTTCAACGGCAGCAAATGCTTTCTGTAGTGTGTTCACGTCCTTTAAAATCATTGTTGATCGTTAGGTCAATCCAAGTGCTTCATCATAGCCAAGCATGATATTCATGTTTTGTACTGCCTGTCCAGCGGCGCCTTTGACGAGGTTGTCGATCGCTGTTATCACAACAACCGAACCATCTTTTCCGCTTTCAGCAACATGAATATCACAGAAATTTGTATGGGCCACATGGAGGATTTCAGGCGGCATTTCTCTGACTCGTACAAATGGCGCGGAAATATAGAAGCTCCGGTAGAGCTCCGTAATTTCAGAAACAGGAAGATGTTTATCAAGCGCGATATTCAATATAGTGTAAATACCTCTGGTCAAAGGGGCTATCATCGGCGTAAAGGTAAACCCGAATGACGGTTCGGTCGCGCTGGTTCCAAGGGTTTGGAGAATCTCCGGTGTATGCTGATGCCTGGCTACTTTGTAGGCCCGTATATTGTCATTCATTTCTGAAAATGAGAGTTCCGTTTTGGCGGTTTTTCCCGCTCCCGATATCCCGGAGATTCCGCTGCAGCAGACCGTGTTCACCTTTGCGCTGTCCTGCGGCTTCAGTATGAGAGGTGCCAGCCCAAGAATGATGCTGGTGGCATAACATCCAGGGTTGCTTACTGCTGTTGCATTGCGGATCTCTTCATGGAACAGTTCCGGCATTGCATAGGTCATGCATGCGTCATCAGGTTTTTCCCGGCCGTAGAACCGGAGATGTTCTTCAGCGTTTTTCAGTCTGAAATCTCCAGACAGGTCAATAACCATTTTACCTGCATTCCTGAGGTCTGGGACAAGCTTTAATGCTTCGCCGTGAGGCAGGGTCAGAAAGCAGATGTCGCTATCGAACTCCCCGTCATATGCTTCATAGGTCATGTCGACAGCAAGCCACGGATAGAGGTCTGTGGTTTTTTTGCCTGCCTGAGAAAATGCGTAGAGCTTGTCGAGTTTGACTGAAGGGTGACGCGCAAGAATTTTTGTAAGCTCTGCCCCTGAATAGCCGGAGGCCCCGATAACGGATACGGTTGGCTGTTTATAACCTCTCATAGTGATCGTTACTTTAACTGCTTTAAGTGATGAATGATATTCAGTGATCAGAATTAATATCCATATTAATGGATAATATACATCTAAGTTCCTTTATTTCAATGAATAGAATGATCTGAATATTTATGCAAGCCTGTGATAGTTATTCATTTTTATGAATAACTAT
Coding sequences:
- a CDS encoding class I fructose-bisphosphate aldolase, whose protein sequence is MDSQTLSSVAKAIVAPGKGVLAADESTPTIRKRFDSIQVESTEENRQQYREILFTAQNIERSIGGVILFDETLRQSAKDGTPFPTLLSKRGIVPGIKVDKGAKALALYAGEKITEGLDGLRERLLEYKELGAQFAKWRAVIGIDERDIPSPFGIRANAHALARYAALCQELDIVPIVEPEVLMDGSHDIERCEVVTSQVLEAVFAELDAHHVLFEGMLLKPNMVIAGMQCSRQAGVEEVAEATMRCMTRYVPAAVPGIVFLSGGQSAEKATAHLNAMNATGPYPWEVSFSYGRALQAPVLAAWKGEENNAFAAQHALSKRCRLNGLARDGAYAQEMEQEA
- a CDS encoding argininosuccinate synthase; the protein is MSKEKIALAYSGGLDTSVMIKWLKDKYDAEIVAVTGNLGQEKEVENLEEKAIATGASSFAFLDLRKEFVESCIWPALKAGALYEDVYPLATALGRPLIAKALVDIALENNCTMLAHGCTGKGNDQVRFEVTFASLAPQLAVLAPLREWEFTSREAEIAYAMEHNIPVSATKKSPYSIDENIWGISIECGVLEDPMTPAPEDAYQITTSPEKAPDKAAVIDIEFEQGVPVALDGKAMEGLDLIVELNKVGAAHGVGRLDMVENRVVGIKSREIYEAPAATILHFAHRELERLTLEKSVFQYKKNVSQDYANLIYNGTWFSPMREALDGFIEATQKTVTGLVRVKLFKGSVTLLGRTSPWSLYNEDLATYTEADTFNHKAAEGFIHLYGLGLKTWSEVKANNS
- a CDS encoding arginine repressor, with amino-acid sequence MGKQLRQMKIKEILHNHDVGNQNDLIRLLDKAGIEVAQATLSRDCTELGIIRSRTHQGFRLVLPEDSPGQIIRGLVGMEVQSISSNETAIVIKTLPGRAHGVASFLDQLKDIAILGTIAGDDTVLVIPLSIKDIASIIHDIQSNLSQT
- the argF gene encoding ornithine carbamoyltransferase; protein product: MTSSMPHPTKETIVKKRDFLGFQPLDAGKIIELFDFSAFIKAKRLDRTAASKYKPIEGKTVAMIFNKPSLRTRVSFELGIHELGGYAVNLDGKSIGVNSREAVEDIAQLLSRYNDAIVARLHEHSVIEDLAANATIPVINALTDLSHPCQILADAFTLYEKGLWKEGVKIVFVGDGNNVANSWIELAGILPFHFVLACPQNEEYMPDTTLLEEARRNSGSTIEIVHDPMEAAKNADVLYTDVWTSMGQEDEVAERLKAFSSYQINSAMLRQSKPSAVVMHCMPAHRGQEISAEVMDGPQSIIMDEAENRLHVQKALLVKLLNHEEYRKFHLTHRLEHVAKNLKH
- the argB gene encoding acetylglutamate kinase, which codes for MNDLCRDSHPGMKERQLAIGQVLIEALPYIRQFEGKTFVIKYGGAAMIDDVLKNAFAQNVTLLRKVGINVVVVHGGGNAITNTADSMGLHTTFVHGKRVTDRKMIDVVQMTLAGKVNQDIVRLISGHGAKAVGVSGLDARTIQAEPCTEAAHLGLVGEVASVNTEYLDLLCQAKLIPVIAPIGFDNEGNIYNINADDAASGIAIALKAEKLIYVSDVEGVHCGDRILKSVCKSEAADLIEQGIISGGMIPKSLSAYRTLDAGVGKVHLIDGRFVHSLLLEIFTNAGVGTQFVSEKESQ
- the argJ gene encoding bifunctional glutamate N-acetyltransferase/amino-acid acetyltransferase ArgJ, which codes for MILKDVNTLQKAFAAVETLAAQTPWPDAVTLVKPEHADNGGFWPQGFRAAGVSAGIKSKRKDLMAIVSDKPASAAAVFTTNLCCAAPVVVSKAHLECSASSMRAIICNSGNANAATGDQGMRDARSMAASTSALLGVKPEEILVASTGVIGVPLPLDKILAALDMIPDALERESCFDAAEAIMTTDTFPKFFAVDVRLSNATVRIAGIAKGSGMICPNMATMLGFLVTDASIEPELLKLMLQSANAESFNAITVDGDTSTNDMVAILAGGNGPCIQQGSPDAELFYQALRHLMIFLAKLIVIDGEGATKLVEISVEGARDNHDAERAARTVANSSLVKTAIHGEDANWGRIIGALGRSGAHFNPEDLVVRFNDLAILEPGFISNFSEDEAKTILSKNSYVISIVLGQGSGKSVIWTCDLSKEYVEINGSYRT
- the argC gene encoding N-acetyl-gamma-glutamyl-phosphate reductase; this translates as MRGYKQPTVSVIGASGYSGAELTKILARHPSVKLDKLYAFSQAGKKTTDLYPWLAVDMTYEAYDGEFDSDICFLTLPHGEALKLVPDLRNAGKMVIDLSGDFRLKNAEEHLRFYGREKPDDACMTYAMPELFHEEIRNATAVSNPGCYATSIILGLAPLILKPQDSAKVNTVCCSGISGISGAGKTAKTELSFSEMNDNIRAYKVARHQHTPEILQTLGTSATEPSFGFTFTPMIAPLTRGIYTILNIALDKHLPVSEITELYRSFYISAPFVRVREMPPEILHVAHTNFCDIHVAESGKDGSVVVITAIDNLVKGAAGQAVQNMNIMLGYDEALGLT